GCTCCTCCCTTAAGTACAGAATATGAACGTCCACCTCCTTATTACTATCCTGGGCCAGGGTGAGTCTCTCTTTTATCATAAAAGCTAATTAAACTTCATAGTTACGGATAGATGAGAAATGATGAAACGTACGAAATTGATTTTCAGGGATAGAAATTAGGACACAAGTGCCGTGGCATGCACGAAGGCAGCGTTGAACAGTGTAGCAACTCATAGCCTTACGCGCAGTTACAAAAGgtcattgaagaaaaagaagaaaaagaaaaagaataaccaGTCCGCTTGCAAGCGAGACTACGTTTGATCATCGTTGTTCTTAGGTGTGCCACGGATCGGCCAAACgcgagaatattattatttttattattattattattattattattattattattattattattattattattatcatcattattattattattattattattactattactattactattattattatgattatgatgataataatgatgatgtgatcattattattattattattattattactattatgcTTATAagtatgattatgattatgattatgattatgattatgattatgattatgattactattttttattattattattcttattattattatattattaaagacCAGTttgaagataaaaggaaaaaaacagacTGAGATAGAATAATGATATTCTtcgacgattttcttcttcctccaaaAGGATAATCGAgagattaaatcgattaatgaTCTAGCGCATTGCGATCATTACCTACGGAAGAAGTCGTCTTAGATTACGGAATGATTTTATGATCGAAGACTAACCGAACGATGTATATGACGTATCCTTTAAATCGAGAGGGCAAAGAAATGGCACCAAACTGGTGGCGTTGAAGATTCAAATTGTTGCGAATCGCGGGACGATCGATTATCGCACGACTGATCGTTTAACGATTTACGATCCAGCGTATGCTCGTTAAGTCGAAGGTAGATACATTGAAGATCAGAGTTTCTTgcttaatatatacatatatatatatatacatatataatatatatacacgtacatatatacactacatatatacatgtttaaCAATCTGTGTTCATATTGTGCTTCTTCGATTACATTTTATACGAAAGTCGTCTTCGTGGAATGCACTACATTTGTTTAAgatctctaaaaaaaaagaaaaacaaatttaaagaTTTAATGAAATCCTAAACAAATAAATCCTATGACCTATACTTTTGCATTTAGTTCCTATTACAGGATTGAAATTACAATATAGCAGtattaatgaatttcattttcttaaatttcgCTTAAACTCATTTTCATTGTGTAAgagaatcatatttttaattaatataagtgTCATTTTCAAATACTCACACGTAAGAATATGCagtatgtatatgcatttaCGCTAATTCTTCTATACGATATCATTCATGAAAGTATTCTTCATATATGAAAGCATGAAACACTGTATCTTGATATATCTGCTTTCtctgttattaaaaaaaaaaaaagcaaaaaggtAGAAATTAGTAGCTTTTATGCGTATCTCCTTTCAATTTGTCTTCGGTTCAAAATTAGTTTAGCCTAATATCTAAACATGTGTATGATAtactataaaagaattaatgtcTTAGTTTAATTTATCTATACAAGTTCATGCTGCCGATTTGACGCTTCGTttctaaacaatttttcaagGAATCATGCGACATCCAAAGATGTGAtgatttacaattttaaacaTTCAACATCAAACGACGCCATATATAAATGCCAAACAACGTTCTTGTACGATCTGTATAAATTCGAAAGCACGTTGCGTATCTTCGAGttgtatgaataataatattggaccctattttataatcattaaataaataataggaattgattttctatttccatgtacaaatacgaacgaataatataGTTTTGCATTTGATACAcggaatagaaaattattttctaaagaacGGGGTCAAAACTATAACGATCGTGCATACACGATTGTTTAAATAGTCGTTTTCTTACTATTACTTTATTGTGTAATTTATCAGTATAAGAATTCATTTTTACGTTGCATAGATCGTTTGCTTGGTCGAATCTACGCTACGTATAAATGCTTTGATGTATAAATGCAGCATCCATCATCCTTTCGAGTACAGAAATTtctcagaaaaaagaaaaaaattctcgataTGCCAGTATGATAAAAGAGACATACCGTAACGTAATAATCAAATACTTATTCATCGCGTTATAAGCTGCTAAAACAGCTAACTTGTCGTTCATCTATGATTAATGTTATTAAGAAGAATTAACGTTAACACGTATATAACTgtcattaaataattacttattcTACAATTGACCTAACTTGAGAAGATGCAGTAGTAAAAGAACTTACATtgattacataaattaataagtaataatcgTTGTTAATACAATTAGTTTTTTCGTATAAATGAAATCAATTCTGACGGCTGTTCTTCGATATAAAAGCAATTAATGAAGTAGAAAGTTTCTCTTAatactacgtatgtatgtgtttcttAAAACTAACTGTATTCTGAAGGGATGCTCACAAGGATATTGCATAATATTTGTCGCTGTAATGATCTGACAGTTACTCTCTTATATGTAcagaattttgaaaattaattaatacggtAGATAACGCCGCCCATGCTACAACATCGAGCCTTATTGGCTGGTAGCAAATTGCCAAAAAGATACTTTCATCATAATGTATATGAACGTACTAAAGTGGGAGCACAAAATTCGTAGGATTTTTTCGAAACTATGTGTGAGAGAATGTGTGAAAGTGATAGCGAGGATGGAAAGAAAGCGTAATACATGAATGACTTTAAATGAACACTGCATATACTTTCTGCTTTATTACTACTATATTTACACCTTTAGCATAATCAATTTCAACTTGACCTTAGAGCGTCAACGTTTGATGAAACGGATATCGAGTGTATGTATCGTGCAATTGAAAAACGGTGATCTTTCTTAAATCATGGAGTGTAACAATTAAATACTAATATGGACTATTAAAGTTATTTCACTTGACGGACTGTACTGAAGACTCAAATGTAGATAAACACAGTTAGAGAATGAGTGCCGAGAAATAAGATGTATTTCAGAGAACAATCGATATcatacaaaatgaaatttgcATTAACATGCTAGTATGTATATCGTTAATCATTTTGGtgctatttttatatgtaactaTGTAGAAATAATTGGTACTAGGCACTCCTTCTCTATGTTTGTACTAGTACTGGCTAAGTAATAATgcattttacaaataaaatggaaaatatcttttagtATTATCAATCAAATGATTAAGTTTAATTTTACTAATAAAAGTActtgttattttcattttttttttttttttaacaaaatattacgaaaaacttataaattaaaatttgtttcatttttttatgttatgaacattaaaacaattttttttttttttttttttttttttttttttttagtttcattATAGCATCTATTTAgtggaaatattttcgaaaaagtgTGTATGATTCAAGTTACTTTAtagcatataaatatgttttaaagtttttcaaatttatgcTACAGGACGTCGACTAATCGTACATGAAAGTAGAAGAGAAACAGTACGTCATAAATTATGACGTTTTTAAAATACTTGGATTTTGTTTgttaaagttattattattattatatcgtaattattatacaaaataagtGTATCACggtttaaatatatctattttatattaaagcaGCAACCACAAGCAGTGTTGTTTCATAAGAGAATAACAACATTTTTCGAACATTCGCATTGGTCCCGTTATTGTTTTGCCAATTAACGATGTTTTCgtagaatataaaagagattacttattaatatattatagcaCAATGAAATAAGGAATAAGGCTATTAATGGACGgaattgattattaaattattatacatcacAGCATTAACAATTAATCCTGTTATCTTTACCCCATTTACGCATAACACGAATAATTTGTTCCACTTGTGAATTAGATGTATTTCTGAGTAAAAGAATTACTTCAGGAAGTAGATCTCTGTAAAAACACAATACGATTAATTCCAAatcaatttatctatttattaatctatGTTAGTTTATAtgctatctatatatataaaacatacgtTGGTTGTTTCTCTGCAACAATATATTGAAATGTACCACAACAAGCTCCACGTTTACCTTCCCAATGTTCTGGACTAGGATCCATTCGTTCTAACATATCAAATGCTTTAGCAGCATACCAAAATTCACCTACTTTATAACAAGTATTTGCAATCATttgcaataaattaaatgattctGTTGATGTatccatttttaaatataactcCCATGCAAGTTCtgcttttttattcataatatctaaaaagattggattcatttattaaatatagtacttattttttaaataatataagccTGTGCTCTATATTCATATCAAACTTACAAGAATAAGCCAAAAGACTGatgtaaatataatcatttttgtatttttcattatgtaTCATCAAAAAAGCTTCTTCTGCCTCTTTAAAATAACCTGCCGCAGATTGTGCTTGtgcataattaaaattaaaattatcttcattagaaaaataagttttaattGAGTTTAAATAAACCAGAACTTCTTCAAATTGTcggtaaaggaaaaaacaagatGCCATACATTGTCTACCAGGTATAGTATCACATTCTGATGCAGAAGAACCCACCAGTTGAAAATATTGTTGAgcagtttttatattatcacgctaaaaatatttattattttactctttaaatcttagaatttatattataactacctatctaatctaaaaaatctaataactTACAGAACCAATTTCCTGACCCATTACTGCATTTACTATgccttttaatatatattcttgtgGAACAGCAGGTTCAAGATCTTTAATAAGTTCATATGCTTCCTTTATATCATCTtgctttaaataatatattaccaaATTAAGTCGAGCTTCTGGTATAACATCTACTAAATTTGGTAGAATTTGTAAAGCTCCTTCCCCGTTTCGAAATACCTATAATATTGATTACATTACTAAAGACAAAATCATTTTGTATCATAAcattttactttctatttattagTTAAGAAAATTGAACATACAACAGTGTTATGACGAATAAGATCATGTCCAAAACTGAAAGAGCTTGATATCTTTCCTATGAGCTGCTTCATTTCAGCTTGTGCAGCATTTCcattatataaacgaaaatgatTACAAGCTTTCAAATTGATTGCAATTGCACTATCTGGAAATTTTTGTAAGTATACTTGTAGAACTTCTTGTGCAACATCATAATAATCTAACTTGTAGTAGCACAAAGctacatatacatttaaagCTACATAATCTctgaaaaaaatcatattccctttaaaaaagtattcttaaaattagtattattataaaattatcaaatagtttgatgaaaaataattgttataaacaaatacaGGTGTATGACAGGAAAAGTATTGGATTAAATACTAAGGGTGCAAATAGGATGGGAGATGGATACctgcaattttttaattgtgtaataaaatatacttctGAATCAGTTTCGTGCATAaaactgttttcttttctttcatccacTTTGCTAAATGCATATGAAATCAATTAGTAACTACAAAACTGAAtagtcaaaaaatatttatttttatataaagatactTATATtgtcaaaatattaatttaaattttctcttatttaattaactcttttctgatataataaataaatacttaacCTGTTATCAAGCAATATCCGTTTATAAACATCAATGGCCTCCTGATAATGTGCTCTAAGATAGTGTATGGATGCCAAACTAAGTTGATCTTCTAAAACATCGTGTAACATCTGATGATACTCTAGCAACTTTGCTTCATTACCCATTTTGTGTgctaaatgaaataaaagtctTGTCTTCAATTTACTATCAGGTGCTTCTTCCAATAATTTTTGTGCTTCCGGATACATGCcaagataaaaataacaacatgCTAAGTTTGTAATTAGATCTActagaacattttctttttttttcagattttcatAAATAGTGAGAGCTCGCTTGTAGTCTCCAAGATGAAAGGCACAATAACCCATCCATAATTCTGATTCCAAATTACTACCAGAAGTACTTTGGAATTCCAAAAGAGTTAAAGCACCTATGTAATCacgtttttctaaaaattcttCTAACTTTGGTATGTTAGTACGTGATGCAGATAATCTTGATCCCTCTGATGAAGCTGGTTTGGCTCTTGACAAAATCTGTAACTCAAAatgaatgtaattaatatgtatagataaaagtatttttgcaaagaattcatatttaatcgtatatatctaatatacaaagaaaaatttagataCCATGTTTGAATGTCATCATAGACAGGTGTACGCTTATTGATTATTTCTGGATCGCATGACGTTTCAGTTACtgctttgaaatattaaaaaaaacaaaatgcgAAATATACATCTCTTAGtgcgttttataattaatacttaaaaacattaataataacaagcaTATTTAAAACTTTCAATCGATTTAATCGTGATGAAATCGATAACATTTCGAATACTGCTTTTAAATTAAACGCGAAAGTTTCAACCAATCAATGtccgtatatatttatattgattatagCAGCAGTGCCATCTaggtagagagagaactaAATATTGCGTAAGCTACGTACGgtcattatttgtttatatttctatgttgCGAGATGTTAGAAGGAGTAAAACACGTGCTGCTAGTTCTTTCTGGAAAGGGAGGCGTAGGTAAATCTACTATTAGTACACAACTGGCCCTTGCACTTAAAGAGTCTGGATTTAAAGTGagttatcaaaatttaatatatcagtGCACTAGGTTAGGAagagtaaatattaaaatgttattaggTTGGCTTGTTGGATGTAGATCTTTGTGGTCCTAGTGTACcatatttattaaacttaGAGGGTAAAGATGTACACCAATCATCTGATGGGTAAGTCAaagatttgttattaattattttttataccaaTTTTAGTTGAGTAAAAAAAGTCATACGTCaagttaacaattttatatattacatcttTGTAGCTGGGTACCAGTATTTGCTGACACAGAGCAGAGATTATCTGTTATGTCAATtggttttttattaaaaaatcaaaatgacAGTGTGATCTGGCGTGGTCCTAAAAAAACAGCTATGATTAAGCAATTTTTAACAGATGTAGTATGGCaaaatatagattatttaattattgatacaCCACCTGGTACTTCAGATGAACATATCACAGTGATGGAAAACTTAAAGTAAAGCAATTATCTTTATGATTTTCATAGTATCCTTCTATATATACTAAGATATCATcagaaacatttatatatattatatatacaaatttcatattagtaaatttcatttcttatcaCACATTTCAGAAATGTTAAATGTGATGGtgcaattttaattacaacTCCACAAGCAGTTGCAGTTGATGATGTTTTGAGAGAAGTTACATTTTGTAGAAAAACTGGGATTCCTATAATTGGTATTGTGGAAAATATGAGTGGTTTTGTTTGTCCATCTTGTGAAGTAAGACttccaataaaaaatgatttaaaagcTTAATTTGTTATgatagtaaatattttcttaattctttttttattttctttcttttttaggaatgtacaaatatattttcatcagGTGGAGGAACAGTCCTTTCAGAAATGGTAAAGGTGCCATTTTTAGTTAAGATACCTATAGATCCTCAAGTTGGTAGATTAGCAGATAAAGCTCAAAGTGTCTTAATTACTCTTCCCAATAGTCAAGTTGCACAAGTATTTCGAAAATTAGTTGAAGAACTTACTAAAAGTAAGGAAGCTTGAAACTATAAAAttgtaagatataaaataaataaaaatcctatatattttataatacaaaactaaatattttacataacacaattaaatgtgtatgtatctatacaatataatttcaattaatctcgtataagtaataaaacaTAATCTTTAGGATTAATCAGAAATCATACACACATTTTGTTAcgattttgtatataaaatattttttgtttactaaTTTCTCTAttgatataagtatattagttgtactattttaaatttatatacaaatatttttatgtataaatatagtaaaaacatttttcttttatatatatttatatatattaattccaTTTTACTTATCTCAGTAATCTTTTCTTATAAGCTACCCAAAGCTGTTGTTTGTACTCTAATATAGCACCTAATCGATCCGTTGCTTGAATAATTCCCCTACCAACAACGGCTATATCCGCGCCCGAATTAACAACTGATTCAGGCGTGTTATATTGTTGACCCAAGTTATCACAAT
This genomic interval from Vespula pensylvanica isolate Volc-1 chromosome 8, ASM1446617v1, whole genome shotgun sequence contains the following:
- the LOC122630943 gene encoding intraflagellar transport protein 56 isoform X2; the encoded protein is MILSRAKPASSEGSRLSASRTNIPKLEEFLEKRDYIGALTLLEFQSTSGSNLESELWMGYCAFHLGDYKRALTIYENLKKKENVLVDLITNLACCYFYLGMYPEAQKLLEEAPDSKLKTRLLFHLAHKMGNEAKLLEYHQMLHDVLEDQLSLASIHYLRAHYQEAIDVYKRILLDNRDYVALNVYVALCYYKLDYYDVAQEVLQVYLQKFPDSAIAINLKACNHFRLYNGNAAQAEMKQLIGKISSSFSFGHDLIRHNTVVFRNGEGALQILPNLVDVIPEARLNLVIYYLKQDDIKEAYELIKDLEPAVPQEYILKGIVNAVMGQEIGSRDNIKTAQQYFQLVGSSASECDTIPGRQCMASCFFLYRQFEEVLVYLNSIKTYFSNEDNFNFNYAQAQSAAGYFKEAEEAFLMIHNEKYKNDYIYISLLAYSYIMNKKAELAWELYLKMDTSTESFNLLQMIANTCYKVGEFWYAAKAFDMLERMDPSPEHWEGKRGACCGTFQYIVAEKQPTDLLPEVILLLRNTSNSQVEQIIRVMRKWGKDNRINC
- the LOC122630943 gene encoding intraflagellar transport protein 56 isoform X1, which translates into the protein MILSRAKPASSEGSRLSASRTNIPKLEEFLEKRDYIGALTLLEFQSTSGSNLESELWMGYCAFHLGDYKRALTIYENLKKKENVLVDLITNLACCYFYLGMYPEAQKLLEEAPDSKLKTRLLFHLAHKMGNEAKLLEYHQMLHDVLEDQLSLASIHYLRAHYQEAIDVYKRILLDNSKVDERKENSFMHETDSEVYFITQLKNCRDYVALNVYVALCYYKLDYYDVAQEVLQVYLQKFPDSAIAINLKACNHFRLYNGNAAQAEMKQLIGKISSSFSFGHDLIRHNTVVFRNGEGALQILPNLVDVIPEARLNLVIYYLKQDDIKEAYELIKDLEPAVPQEYILKGIVNAVMGQEIGSRDNIKTAQQYFQLVGSSASECDTIPGRQCMASCFFLYRQFEEVLVYLNSIKTYFSNEDNFNFNYAQAQSAAGYFKEAEEAFLMIHNEKYKNDYIYISLLAYSYIMNKKAELAWELYLKMDTSTESFNLLQMIANTCYKVGEFWYAAKAFDMLERMDPSPEHWEGKRGACCGTFQYIVAEKQPTDLLPEVILLLRNTSNSQVEQIIRVMRKWGKDNRINC
- the LOC122630945 gene encoding cytosolic Fe-S cluster assembly factor NUBP2 homolog, which gives rise to MLEGVKHVLLVLSGKGGVGKSTISTQLALALKESGFKVGLLDVDLCGPSVPYLLNLEGKDVHQSSDGWVPVFADTEQRLSVMSIGFLLKNQNDSVIWRGPKKTAMIKQFLTDVVWQNIDYLIIDTPPGTSDEHITVMENLKNVKCDGAILITTPQAVAVDDVLREVTFCRKTGIPIIGIVENMSGFVCPSCEECTNIFSSGGGTVLSEMVKVPFLVKIPIDPQVGRLADKAQSVLITLPNSQVAQVFRKLVEELTKSKEA